The proteins below come from a single Bacteroidota bacterium genomic window:
- a CDS encoding metallophosphoesterase family protein: MKKILLLSDTHGYMDEAILRHAEACDEIWHAGDIGNVEVSDMLEKKKLFRAVYGNIDGQDIRIRYPETIRFVCEGMDVLMTHIAGKPDTYAANVKQILQHRPPQVLICGHSHILMVKRSPRFGCLHLNPGAAGKHGFHHVRTMLRFEIDKGRMSKMEVIELGPRAELKSAKTVG, encoded by the coding sequence ATGAAAAAAATACTCCTCCTTTCCGATACGCATGGCTATATGGATGAAGCCATACTGCGGCATGCCGAGGCCTGTGATGAAATATGGCATGCCGGCGATATCGGAAATGTGGAAGTAAGCGATATGCTGGAAAAGAAAAAACTGTTCAGGGCAGTGTATGGCAATATCGACGGGCAGGATATACGTATCCGTTATCCGGAAACCATCCGTTTTGTGTGCGAAGGAATGGATGTGTTAATGACTCACATTGCCGGAAAACCCGATACCTATGCCGCCAATGTGAAACAGATTTTGCAGCACCGTCCGCCACAGGTGCTTATTTGCGGGCATTCACATATCCTCATGGTAAAGCGTTCGCCGCGGTTCGGGTGTTTGCATCTTAATCCGGGTGCGGCAGGCAAGCACGGATTTCATCATGTACGCACCATGCTGCGCTTTGAGATCGACAAAGGCCGGATGAGCAAAATGGAAGTAATTGAACTTGGCCCGCGTGCCGAACTTAAATCAGCGAAGACGGTCGGCTGA